A region of the Leptolyngbya sp. CCY15150 genome:
TTTCTAGCCAACGGTGGGTCAGTTCAGAACCCACCAGCCCATCGGCCATCACTGGAAACAGGTACATCAAAGCAGCTCCCACCAGCAGCCAACCCACCATGGAGGTCAGCAGAAAAATAGTTTTTGCAGTGGATTGGCTACCCATGGGCGATCGCTGATGAAGAACTTCCCTGAGAGTACCATGGCGTCTCTCGTTCAAGCATGGGGTGAACGCCTGCATCAGAAGGGGGCGATCGCCCTTCCTGGGTCTGAGAGGATGCACAGAGGCAGGCCTGTGATGCACAATAAAAAAAGACGCCGCATCCATCAGAATCGGTCAGAGCAGTCTAGTATTTCTGGTTCGAGAGACACCTATGACCCAACTCACCATCGAGCTTCCTGACCACTTGGCTGAGCAGCTCCAACATTATCTCAACACCAATCCTCAGGAAACGCTAGCCAGTCTGCTTTATGATGCCCTTCACGTTAAGCTGACACCAAAAGACAGTTCTCAGTTGTTGACACTAGCGGGAATCATCCACTCTGCTCCCCGAGGTGCCGCTGATCATGCTGAGGATTTTGCTGAGGGTATTGAGGAGTGAAACAGCTTGTCCTAGATGCCGGGCCGTTGATCGGTCTGTTCTACGCTCAAGATACTTATCACTCAAACTGTGTAAAGGGATTTCAGCAATTGGCGACCCAATCAACTAGTCTGCTAGCCCCTATTCCCATCATTTTTGAGGTCTATAAGTGGCTGCTCCAGCGCACCCAGCCAACCATAGCCCAAGCCACACTCAGAGTAATGCAAGCAAGCCTCCACCCACTTACGATCACCCATCAGGACTTTGAAGTTCTGGAATCAATGGTGCTGCAACTTCCTGACTGGAAGGGTTCCTTGGAAGATGCAACCGTTGTTTTGATGGCACTGCAGTATCGCTGCCCCATTTGGACGTATAACTTTCGAGATTTTTCTAGTTTCAAGAGCTTGGAGTTTTGGAATCCTGGGGCTAGCTGAACAGCGTTGACCATAACCCTAAGCCAACTATTGACATGGACATAGAAGATGCTTAGAGGGGAGCGATCGTCCTTCCTGAGGTTGAGAGGATGCACAGAGGCGGGCCTGTGATGCACAATAAGTAAAGAAATTTTGCAGTGTTGCCATTTACGGGTTTACCCATGTCCATGCCATCCGACTCTGTAGGTTATGCGATCACATCTGACGTTACAACACCCAAACGGGGCGATGGGGTAGGGGGCGATCGCTCCTTGAGTGAAACCCTAAGTGACCATCTGAAGGCGATCGCGGCGGGAACCGATGCCTTCGCACCACGACACATTGGCCCCAGCGACGCTGATGTCGAAGCCATGCTGGCAGTACTCGGCTATGACCAGCTCCCTGACTTGATTGACCAAGCCGTGCCGCCCAGCATTCGTTTGTCACGGGATCTAGCGGTGCCGGCGGCGGTGAGTGAGCATGAGGCCCTGCAAGAGCTAAGGGCGATCGCCTCCAAAAATCAGGTCTTTCGCTCCTATATCGGCATGGGCTACCACAACTGCATCACCCCGCCGGTGATTCAGCGCAATATTCTCGAAAACCCCGGTTGGTATACCCAATACACCCCCTACCAGCCCGAAATTGCCCAGGGTCGCCTAGAAGCCCTGCTCAATTTCCAAACCATGGTGACCGACCTGACAGCCATGGACATTGCCAATGCCTCGCTGCTAGATGAAGGCACGGCGGCAGCGGAGGCCATGACCCTCAGCTACGGACAGTGCAAAACCAAGGCGAAAGCTTTCTGGGTGTCGGATCTCTGCCATCCCCAAACCCTAGAGGTGGTGAAAAGTCGTGCTCTGCCCCTAGGAATCACGGTGATCGTGGGTGACCACCGCAGCTTCACGGCCGAGGCACTCCCAGAAGCGATCGTGGGTGCGCTGCTGCAATATCCTGCCACCGATGGCGGCGTCTATGACTACCGTCCGATGATTGAGCAGGTACACCAAGCGGGGGGCTTGGTCACCGTAGCGGCAGATTTGTTGAGCCTAACCCTGCTGACGCCGCCGGGAGAGTTTGGCGCAGATATCGTCGTGGGCAGCACCCAGCGCTTCGGAGTGCCCATGGGCTATGGGGGGCCCCATGCAGCCTACTTTGCCACCCGAGAGGTCTATAAGCGCCAGTTACCAGGGCGGTTGGTGGGCGTCTCGCGGGATGCACAGGGGCAGGTGGCCCTGCGGTTGGCCCTGCAAACCCGAGAACAACATATCCGTCGCGATCGCGCCACCAGCAATATCTGCACGGCTCAGGTTCTATTAGCCGTGATGGCTAGCATGTATGCGGTCTATCACGGCCCTCAAGGGCTGCGCCGCATTGCCACCCGCATCCATCTGCTCACCATGCTGCTGGCAGCCGGTCTGGAACGCTTAGGCTACACCCTCAAAAATGTGCCGGTCTTTGACACCCTGACGGTGGAAGCAGGGGAATGTTTGGGGGCGATCGCTCAACGAGCCGCGGCCCAGCGCATCAATCTGCGACCGCTCGAAGGACAGCAGTTGGGGATTTCTTTGGATGAAACCACCACAGAGCAAGACGTTGTCGATCTGCTCACCGTCTTTGCAGGCAATCCCTTTCAGGGGAAAGGCGATGCCTGGATGGCGCGGGCCCAAACCCACAGCGATCGTCTGCGCGACCATTGGCGACAGTCGGACTACCTGAGCCATCCGGTGTTCAACACCTACCATTCCGAGACGGAACTGCTGCGCTACATCCATCACCTGCAGGCCAAGGATCTATCGCTGACGGCGGCGATGATTCCCCTCGGGTCTTGCACCATGAAGCTCAATGCCACGGCGGAGATGATTCCCGTCACCTGGCCCGAATTCGGGCAGATCCATCCCTTCGCGCCGGTGGAGCAAACCGAGGGGTACCAAATTCTGTTCCAGCAGCTAGAAGACATGCTGGCGGAGATCACTGGATTTGCTGGCATTTCCCTACAGCCCAATGCCGGATCGCAGGGGGAATATGCCGGTCTGTTGGTGATTCGAGCCTACCATCAGCAGCGCGGGCAAGGGCATCGACAGATTTGCCTCATTCCTGAGTCGGCCCATGGCACCAATCCGGCTAGTGCGGTAATGGCCGGGATGACCGTCGTTCCCGTCGGGTGCGATCGCGATGGCAATATTGACCTAGCAGATCTGCAAGCCAAGGCAGAAAAGCATCGGGATCAGCTAGCGGCGTTGATGGTCACCTATCCTTCCACCCACGGGGTTTTTGAGGCCGGTATTCGCGATATCTGCGAGATCATCCACAGCTACGGCGGGCAGGTCTATATGGACGGAGCCAACATGAATGCCCAGGTAGGCATCTGCCGTCCCGGCGACTTTGGGGCCGATGTTTGCCACCTAAACCTCCACAAAACCTTTTGTATTCCCCATGGCGGCGGTGGCCCTGGCGTGGGGCCCATTGGCGTCGCGGCCCATCTCGTGCCCTTCTTACCCGGTCATGCCTTGATTCCCACCGGTGGCGAGCAGGGTATTGGAGCGATCGCCTCTGCCCCCTGGGGCAGCAGCAGCATCCTGCCGATCTCCTGGATGTATATCCGCATGATGGGCGGAACGGGGTTGACCGATGCCACCAAGCTGGCAATTCTCAATGCCAACTACATCGCCAAACGGCTAGAGGATCACTACTCCATTCTCTATCGCGGTAATGGCGGACTCGTGGCCCATGAATGCATCGTGGATCTACGTCCCTTCAAAAAAGCCGTGGGCATTGAGGTCGATGATATCGCCAAGCGGTTGATTGACTACGGCTTCCACCCTCCCACCATGTCTTGGCCCGTGGCCGGCACCATCATGGTAGAACCCACGGAAAGTGAAAGCAAACCTGAACTGGATCGCTTCTGTGACGCCATGATCGCCATCCGCGAGGAAATCAGCCAGATCGAAACCGGGGCGATGGATGCCCAGGATAACCCCTTGAAACATGCCCCCCACACCGCTGCTTGCCTCACGGTGGATGCATGGCCCCACGCCTATTCCCGTGCTCAGGCGGTGTATCCTACGGCATGGACGAGGCAGCGTAAATTCTGGCCAGCGGTGGCCCGGGTGGACAATGCCTATGGCGATCGCAACTTAGTCTGCGCTTGCCTACCGATGTCGGCCTACGCTTAGCAAGGCTCTGGGCTTAGGCCCGCTTCCTCTCGTTGCCTGGGCTGGGGCTGAGATCGTGATTGCTGCAGGGGAATGGTGATCACAAACTCCGTCCCCTGCCCGAGGGTAGAGGTGCAGGTGAGGGTGCCCCGATGGCGTTCGGTGATGATTCGATAGCTGATGGACATCCCTAGACCCGTGCCGCGGCCAATGGGTTTGGTGGTAAAAAATGGATCGAACAACCGCTGCTGAACGCTGTCTGGCATTCCTGGGCCATTGTCGAGGATGCCGATATGTACGGTCTGCGCCTCCGTCATCCAAGTGGAAATTGTCACCTGCCCAGGAATGGGCGATCGCCCTTGGGCCAGGCACTGGCTGTTTCCATCCTCAATGGCATCGAGGGCATTGGTGAGAATATTCATAAACACTTGGTTGAGCTGCCCCGGATAACATTCCACCCGAGGTAAATCACCGTAGCGCTTCACAATCTCAACACCGTCGCTACTGCCATCTTGGTGGTTATCTTGCTTAATACGATTGCTTAAAATCATCAGCGTGCTGTCTAGCCCATCATGGAGATCAACGGTTTTAATATCCGCTTCATCTAGCCGGGAAAACGTCCGCAGCGATCGCACAATGCCCATAATCCGGTCAATGCCCACCTGCATAGATTCTAAGAGCTGCGGCAGATCTTGCTTCACAAACTCCAGATCAATACTGTCCATTTGCGCCTGGAGCTCCGGCGGCGTGGGTGCGCTTTTCTGGTAGGCATGGATCAGCATCAGCAGGTGCTCAG
Encoded here:
- a CDS encoding type II toxin-antitoxin system VapC family toxin — encoded protein: MKQLVLDAGPLIGLFYAQDTYHSNCVKGFQQLATQSTSLLAPIPIIFEVYKWLLQRTQPTIAQATLRVMQASLHPLTITHQDFEVLESMVLQLPDWKGSLEDATVVLMALQYRCPIWTYNFRDFSSFKSLEFWNPGAS
- the gcvP gene encoding aminomethyl-transferring glycine dehydrogenase codes for the protein MSMPSDSVGYAITSDVTTPKRGDGVGGDRSLSETLSDHLKAIAAGTDAFAPRHIGPSDADVEAMLAVLGYDQLPDLIDQAVPPSIRLSRDLAVPAAVSEHEALQELRAIASKNQVFRSYIGMGYHNCITPPVIQRNILENPGWYTQYTPYQPEIAQGRLEALLNFQTMVTDLTAMDIANASLLDEGTAAAEAMTLSYGQCKTKAKAFWVSDLCHPQTLEVVKSRALPLGITVIVGDHRSFTAEALPEAIVGALLQYPATDGGVYDYRPMIEQVHQAGGLVTVAADLLSLTLLTPPGEFGADIVVGSTQRFGVPMGYGGPHAAYFATREVYKRQLPGRLVGVSRDAQGQVALRLALQTREQHIRRDRATSNICTAQVLLAVMASMYAVYHGPQGLRRIATRIHLLTMLLAAGLERLGYTLKNVPVFDTLTVEAGECLGAIAQRAAAQRINLRPLEGQQLGISLDETTTEQDVVDLLTVFAGNPFQGKGDAWMARAQTHSDRLRDHWRQSDYLSHPVFNTYHSETELLRYIHHLQAKDLSLTAAMIPLGSCTMKLNATAEMIPVTWPEFGQIHPFAPVEQTEGYQILFQQLEDMLAEITGFAGISLQPNAGSQGEYAGLLVIRAYHQQRGQGHRQICLIPESAHGTNPASAVMAGMTVVPVGCDRDGNIDLADLQAKAEKHRDQLAALMVTYPSTHGVFEAGIRDICEIIHSYGGQVYMDGANMNAQVGICRPGDFGADVCHLNLHKTFCIPHGGGGPGVGPIGVAAHLVPFLPGHALIPTGGEQGIGAIASAPWGSSSILPISWMYIRMMGGTGLTDATKLAILNANYIAKRLEDHYSILYRGNGGLVAHECIVDLRPFKKAVGIEVDDIAKRLIDYGFHPPTMSWPVAGTIMVEPTESESKPELDRFCDAMIAIREEISQIETGAMDAQDNPLKHAPHTAACLTVDAWPHAYSRAQAVYPTAWTRQRKFWPAVARVDNAYGDRNLVCACLPMSAYA
- a CDS encoding response regulator, which gives rise to MSKSDLMDDRSLNGNILIVDDKADNLRLLSRMLGQRGYEVRSAISGSAALMAVRALPPDLILLDINMPAMNGYQVCEELKACEQTGAIPVIFLSALSDTADKVKAFRVGGADYITKPFQVEEVLARVENQLTLRQMQLKLQQSNQTLMQEVQQRKQAQDILQDSEAALRQRTQELEVALEELRLTQMQLVQSEKMSSLGQLVAGVAHEINNPINFIHGNLRPARDYAEHLLMLIHAYQKSAPTPPELQAQMDSIDLEFVKQDLPQLLESMQVGIDRIMGIVRSLRTFSRLDEADIKTVDLHDGLDSTLMILSNRIKQDNHQDGSSDGVEIVKRYGDLPRVECYPGQLNQVFMNILTNALDAIEDGNSQCLAQGRSPIPGQVTISTWMTEAQTVHIGILDNGPGMPDSVQQRLFDPFFTTKPIGRGTGLGMSISYRIITERHRGTLTCTSTLGQGTEFVITIPLQQSRSQPQPRQREEAGLSPEPC